From the Actinomycetes bacterium genome, the window GCGCGGGCCACGCCCCCGGCGTCGACCTCGACGCCGGCGCGCAGGAACGCCCGCACCCAGGCCTTGCGCGCGTCAGGCAAGGACGCGTTCTTCGTGTCGATCCTGGGTGGCACCCATCGTCCCGCCTGCTCGAGCCAGTCCTCCAGCGGCACCGCGAAGCGGGGCGGGGCAAGCTGCTCGAGCGCCTTCTCCCTGGTCATGCCGGGCCAGGCCGAGATCTCGATGAAGCCGCCGTCGACCAGGGCGAGGCCGGCGACGGCATCGGCGTCCCGGTCGGCGGCGTACTGCAGGGCGACGTTGCCGCCCCAGGAGTGACCGGCGAGCAGCGGGCGTGCGATGCCCAGGGCGCCCAGGGCGGCCTCGAGGTCGCGCCCGACCGGCTCGAACCCGTAGCCGCCCGCCGGCTGGTCGGACTCGCCATGGCCCCGCTGGTCCAGTGCCAACACCCGGAAGCCGGCCGCGGCGAGCAGGGGCGCGACCCCGTCCCAGATCCGGCAGTTGGAGGCGAGCCCGTGCAGCAGCACCACCGGGGGCCCGTCGCCGCCCCAGTCCCTGGCGTGCAGGGCGATGCCGTCGCCCGGGACGGACCGGTCGGTGGGCGTGCTCGGGTCGGTGGGCGTGCTCGGGTCGGTGGGCATGCTCGGGTCGGTGGGCATGGACCAACATCCTACGGGCATCCGGGAACCCGATCGAATCCTGAGCGCGCCCAGGCGAGCACGCAGAGGAACCGAGGGTCCTAGGCGGCAGGCTCGGGGAGGTCGTCCCGGTCGACGTAGGCGACCTCGAACGGCCGGCCGTCCTCGACCCGGACCCGGAACAGCGACCCGGTGCGGAAGTCGGGCGGCCCGTCGACCAGGCCGGCCCGCAGCAGGTACATCGGGATGAGGTCGCCGTGGCCGACTCCGACCACGGCGGAGCCCGGGTGGGCGGCCGCCTCGCGGACCCAGCCGTCCATGTCGGCCTGGTCGTAGCCGAGCCGGTCGTCGAGCCGCAGCCCCACCCCGAGCGTGGCGGCCAGGGGCGCCGCGGTCTCGACGCAGCGCAGCCACGGGCTGGCAGCGAGCACGGCGGGCCGTTCCGGCGCGAGCGCCCTGGCGAGCCGCTCCGCCTGCGCCCGGCCACGCCCGGTGAGCGGCCGGTCCCGGTCGGCCCCGGTCCAGCGCCGCCGGTCGGCCGCCTTGGCGTGCCGCACCAGGAACAGGGTGGTTGCCATGCTCCGGAGTGTGGCCATGTGCCCGGCCGGAGGCAACCCCAGCCCAGGCACCCCAGCCCAGGCACCCCAGCCCAGGTGACCTGGCATCGCCACCTCCCGCGCGTCCGGCGCTACGAGGCCGGGCGGTCGAACCAGGAGGCGAAGGTCTGGGCGAAGAACAGGTCCCCGGACACCTTGAGCTTGCCGGTCATGAACGCCTGCATGCCGGGCAGCCTGTTGGTGACCAGGCGCAGGAAGTCGCCCAAGCCGATCTTGAGGGTGACCCGAGGGCTCTCGGCGGTGCCCTTCTCGACCTCGCAGCGGCCGTCGGCGATCCGCATCACGTAGGGATGAGGGCCGTCCGGAGCCGCGATCTCGTACTGCACGGTGGCCTGCTGCCCGGCCGCCTTCTGCGGGTTGAACGAGTTGACCATGCCCTGGTAGACCTGCTCGAGCGTGCCGTCGACGCCGCCCTCCTGGCTCTGGATGGCGGCCACCAGCTCCTCGTTGGAGAGCCGGTCCACGGCGGCGACGAGCTGGTCGTAGTTCGAGGCGTTTATCTCGGTCATTTCCGTGTCCCTCCAGCGGGGCGGCAGCCAACGGCCCAAAGCCTATCGCGGCAACGCCGCCCTCGAGCAGCCCGGTCGAGCAGCCCGGTCGAGCAGCCCGGTCGAGCAGCCGCCCGGTCGAGCAGCCGCCCGGTCGAGCAGTAGCCCGGTCGAGCAGCCGCCCGGTCGAGCAGCAGCCTAGCCTGGTCCGCACTTGAGCCGAGGGGCTAGAGGCCCTTTACTTGCCCTGCCCCGCATGAGGGCCGACTCCCGGGAGGGTACTCGACGATGGCCAGGACGCCAGACACTGGCGCCGTCACTGTCACGGCGACCGGCGGCAACGGCGAGCGCGCCCAGGACCGGGCCCGGCGCCGGTCCTGGGCCGCCTACCGCTGGGGGCTGTTCGCCAGCCTTGGCGCGCTCACCGTGTACCTCGGCGCCCGTGCCGTGGTCGCCGCCCAGGCGGTGCTCATCCGGGCCCTGATCGCGCTGTTCTTCGCGGTCAGCCTGGACCCCGCCGTGCGCTGGCTGAACCGCCGCGGCGTCAGCCGGGGCCTCGCCGTGACGATCATCATCGGGCTCGTCGTGGTGGTGGCGGTCGCGTTCCTGGTCTCCATCATCCCGGCGCTGGCTTCCCAGTTCCAGACGTTCACCGCCGACCTGCCCCGGTACTTCGAGCAGCTCAACCAGCGCTCGCGGAGCTTCCGGGTGCTGAACCGGCAGTTCGACGTGTCCCGCCAGATCCAGGGGCTGGTCGGCAGCCTGCCCTCCCGGCTCGGCACCGGCCTGCTCGGGTTCACCAGCCGGGTGTTCGGGGCGCTGTTCAGCGGCCTCACCATCCTCGTGCTCACCATCTACTTCATGGCCGACCTGCCGCGGCTGCGGTCCGGTCTGGTCCGCCTGATGCCCCGCCACCGGCGGGCGCGCTCGGCCGAGGTCGTCGGCCTCGTGGTCGAAAAGGTCGGCGACTACATGATCGGGAACATCCTCATCTCGGTCGTGGCCGGGGTCGCCTCCTACGCCGCGTTCCTGGTGCTCGGCGTCCCCTTCAGGATCCCGCTCGCCATCCTGGTCGCCTTCTGCGACCTCATCCCGATGGTCGGCGCCACCCTGGGCGCGATCCTCTGCGTCGCGGTCGCCGCGTTCGCCACCGACATCTGGCCGACCGCGGTCCTCGTCGCCCTGTTCTTCGTGGCCTACCAGCAGCTCGAGAACTACCTGATCGCCCCGCGCATCCTGAGGTCCACAGTCGACATCTCGGCCAGCGCCGTGCTGCTCGCCGGCCTCATCGGCGCGACCGTCCTCGGGCTGGTCGGGGCGTTGATGGCGATCCCGGTCGCCGCCGCCGTCAAGGTCCTCTACGCGCAGCGGGTGGCCGCCGAGGAGGCGTACGAGTCGGCCCGCGCACCGGCCGTCATGGGGACCGAGGCAGGGGCGCCGCCGGCCGAGCCGGGGTGATGTCGCCGGGGGGCCGAGCACGGGCGGGTCGAGGACCGGGCGCCTTGACCCGCCGGGCCGACCGGCCGACCCGACCCGCCGGCGCCGCGCCGACCCACCGGCCCCGGCACACCCGCCCGAGCGGCCTGCGGCCGGAGACCCACTCAGGGCCGGCCCGCCGGCGGTCATCCGACGCGTCCGAGAAGGGCGTGGCCGAGCCGGTGGCCCGAGCGCCAGGCGCCCTCGACCTTCGCGCCCTCGCCCCAGTCGCCGCACAGCCCGACCGGCGCGTGCCCCGGGCCGAGCAGCCAGGGCACGTCCACACCCTCCGCGACCTGGGCGTGGGTCCAGCGCTGGTGGCTGGTCCAGGCCGGATCGGCCGCCCAGCCGCCAGCGACTCGCGCCGTGGCGGCGACCAGCTCGCCGGTGACCCGCGCCGGGTCGTCGTCCCAGTGGGCCCGGGTCCACGCCCCGGTCGCGTGGGCGACCAGGACCGTGCCGGCGGGGTCGTGGCGCTTGGAGGAGTCGTGGCAGAGGAACGAGAGTGGGCCGCCGTCCACGAACACGCCCCGCCAGGTCGGCGGGGCCGCGTCCGGGTACCCGGCGACCAGCGCCCAGCACGGGTCGTAGGCGGCCCGCGCCGCCGTCCCGGCCAGCTCCTCCAGGCCGGTGACGCCGGTCAGCAGCTCGACCGCCCGGGGAGTGGGCAGGGCGAGCACCAGCGCCCGCGCCACCCACACGCCCGCTGGCGTGGTGGCCAGCTCCCAGCTCGCACCCTTCGCCGGCCGGACGGCGGTCACCCGGACCTGCCGGTGCACGGTGAGCCCGCGGGCGAGCTGCTCGGCAAGCGTGACGATGCCGTCGGGGAACGCCCAGCGGACCCGGCCCGACTCGGCCGGCCCGCCCTCGGCGAGCCGCCCGCTCTTGTAGCGGTGCAGGCGGGTCGCCCAGGGCTCGGCCAGGCCGGTGGCGGCCAGCCGGCGCAGCAACGCCGCGAACTCGGGGTTGCCCGCGGTCACGTACTGCGCGCCGTGATCGACGACCGTCCCGGCCACCCGCCGGGTGGCCATCCGCCCGCCCACGCCCCGGCGCTTCTCCAGCACGACGACGGGCAGGCCGGCGCCGGCCAGCACGCGCGCGCAGGCCAGGCCGGACACCCCGGCCCCGACGACCACGACCGGCTGGCGGGAGGGCATGGACGCAGCCTAGAACCCCGGTCAAATGCACCCGCCCGCCCAGGTCCTACCCGAAGTCGATGCTCGCGTACCTGCTGAGCTTCGAGAACTGATGGCGAGCCTCGATCAGGCGCACCGTGCCCGACTTGGAGCGCATCGACAGCGACTGGGTGGTCGCCCCGCGCCGGTCGAAGCGCACGCCCCGCATCAGCTCGCCGTCGGTCACCCCGGTGGCCGCGAAGAACACGTTGTCGCCCCGGACCAGGTCGTCGATGGTGAGGACCTGGTCGAGGTCGTACCCGGCGTCCAGGGCGGCGGTGCGCTCCTCGTCGTTGCGGGGCCAGAGCCGGCCGAACATCACGGCGTCCAAGCACTTCAGCGCGCACGCGGCGATGACGGCCTCCGGCGTCCCGCCGACGCCGATGAGGATGTCGACGCCGGTGCCGTCCCGGGCGGCCATGATCGCGCCGGCCACGTCGCCGTCGGGGATCAGCTTGATGCGGGCGCCCGCTTCGCGAACCTCGCGGATCTTGTCCTCGTGCCGTGGCCGGTCGAGGATGCAGACGGTCAGGTCGGGAACCTCGCCTCCCTTGGCCTTGGCCAGCGCCCGCAGGTTGTCCCGGATGGGCGCCTCGAAGTCGATCACGTCGACACCCTCCCTGCCCACCACCAGCTTGTCCATGTAGACGCAGGGACCCGGGTCGAACATGGTGCCCCGGTCCGACAGGGCGACCACGGCGATCGCGTTCGGCATGCTCTTGGCGGTCAGGGTGGTGCCGTCCACCGGGTCCACCGCGATGTCGACCTGCGGCGGCGTGCCGTTGCCGATCTCCTCGCCGTTGTAGAGCATCGGCGCGTTGTCCTTCTCGCCCTCGCCGATGACCACCACGCCGGTCATCGACACCGACCCGAGCACCGCCCGCATGGCGTCCACCGCGGCCTGGTCGACCAGCTCCTTGTCGCCGTAGCCCATCTTGCGGGCGGCCGCCATGGCGGCGGCCTCGGTGACGCGGACGAGCTCGAGAGCGAGGTTGCGGTCGGGGGCTTCGCTGCCTGGTCGAGCGCTCATGGGGCACCTCCGGGACGTGGCTCGCGGCCCGCCGGGCCGCCGGCTCGACAGTACCAGCTCAACGGGTTCCCAAGGGTCTTCATCACAGGGGTCTTCATCACAGGGGTCTTCACCGCGTCCCTTTGCTCTTTGCGGCAAGGCCCTGGCGTGGGTCGCCGCCGTCCCTTACCCTTGTGAAATGGAGGCCCCGGCCCACTTTGGGCGAGGGCGGCCTCCGGCAGCAGGGCCCTGGCGCCCCCGATCCCACCCGGACGGCGCCGTGGGCCCGCTGCCTTTCCGGCCCCCGGCTGGAGCGTGCTTGCCGCGCCGGGCGTGGTTGGGTCAGGCTGTGCCAGACGGACAGCGCCGCCCGGTGCCACCTGGAGGAAGGGCTCGATGAGCGGTAGCCACAGCCACGCCCCTGTGCCGGTCGCCGGATCGCGCGAGGGCGAGGACGAAGGGGCGCGGGCGGTCGCCCGGGCCGCCCTCGCCCTCGCGCTGACCGCCGCGGTGGAGCTTGCGTTCGTGGCCGCGAGCGGGTCGGTCGCGCTGCTCGCCGACGGGCTCCACAACCTGGGCGACGTGTTCACCACCGTCACCCTGCTGATCGCCTTCCGGGTCGGGCGCAGGCAGCCCGACCGCCGCTACACGTTCGGCCTGGCCCGGGCCGAGGACGTGGCCGGCGTGCTGGTGGTGCTGGCGATCGCCGCCTCGGCCGGCGTGGCGCTGGCCGAGTCGCTGGCCAAGCTGGCCGGTCCGGTCGCCCCGCTGCGCAACCCCGGCTGGGCCCTGGCCGCCGCGCTGGTCGGCATGGCCGGCAACGAGGCCGTGGCCCAGTACAAGATCCGGGTCGGCCGGCGCATCAACTCGGTGCCGCTCGAGGCCGACGGCCGCCACTCGCGTGTCGACGGCCTGGCCAGCCTGGCCGCCGCGGTCGGCATCGCCGGGGCCTGGGCCGGCTGGCCCACGGCCGACCCGCTGGCCGGGCTGCTGCTCTCGGCGGTGATCGCCTGGGTGCTGGTCGGTACCGTCCGGGACGTCCTGGCCAGGCTGATGGACCGGGTCGACCCCGAGGTCATCGACCGGGTCGAGCAGGCCGCCGGGTCCGTCGAGGGCGTCGAGGCCGCGCATGCGGTGCGGGCGCGCTGGGTGGGCCGCACGCTCCACGTGCTCGTCCACGTCGGGGTGGACCCCGAGCTGCCGCTGGGGCGCGCCCACGACCTCGCCGAGCGCGTCAGGCACCAGATCTTCCACGCCGTGCCTGGCGTGTCCGAGGTCGACGTCCACCTCGACCCGGCCGGGGTCGACGAGCACGCCAGTCACAGCGAGACGCTGCACCACACCCGGCCCGGCCCGGACGGGGCGGACCACGAGCACCACCGGCACGACCGCGTGCACGACCACGGGTGAGGCCCGGTGCCGGCACCGGAGCCGCCCGGCTCCCGGGTGAGGACCGCGACGAGGAGGGGGTGGGCAGGTGCTGACCGAGGTGGTGGTGAAGCTCGAGGACCGGCCGGGGACGCTTGCCACGCTGGGCGAGCTGCTCGGCGGGCGCGGCGTCGACATCCGGGCCGTCGCGGTGCTCGCCGTGCCGGGTGGCGGCGCCCTCGCCCACCTGGTGGTGGAGCCCGCCGACGTGGCCGTGCGGGCATTGCGCGAGGCCGGCATGCCCCCCGAGCGGGTCCGCGAGGTCCTGGTGGTGACGCTCGAGGACGAGCCGGGCGCGCTTGGCCGCTACTGCCGGCGGCTGGCCGACGCCGGGATCAACCTCGAGGCGGTCTACCTGGCCGGCGAGAAGAACGGCTCCAAGCAGCTCGTGCTCGCGGTGAGCGACCTGGACACGGCCCGCCGGCTGTAGCGGCCGGCTCAAGGCAGGCCGTGGCGGGACCGGAACGCGGCGGCGTCCAGGGCGGCCGCGTCGCGGCGAAGCTCGTCCAGCCGGCGCCGCGCGTCGGCCTCGCTGTCGAACGGCTCGCTGAGAACGACCGCGCCGTCGTCCCGGTGCACCAGCCTGACCCGCCAGGCCGTGCGGCCGGCACGAGAGAGCAACACCGCGTAGGCGGCCCCGGCCGTCTCCGGGCCGGCCGCACGGGGCGCCGGTCGCTGCTTGACGGCGACCACGACCCGGTCGGCCACGCCCGGGGGCACCGAGTACTCGCGGAAGTTGATGCGCACGTGGAGCCACCCGCCACCTGACGCCTCGACGACGTAGACCGCGGCTCCCCGCCGCAGCGGCGACTCGGGCGCGGGCCGGTGGTGGGGCGCGAAGCGCAGCTCCACGATCGTCCCCTCGGCGCCCGCCGCCAGCTCGGCGAGCAGGCAGCGCTCGGGGCCTGCGTCGGGGCCTGCGGCCACGGCTCCTCCGGCGCCTCAGAGGGCCCAGAACCGGCACGTCAGCGGTCGGGCCAGGAGACCTTCCAGCGGCGAGGCGGCGACCTTGCCGTACAGCGGGTCCAGGGCGGCGGCGGTGCTCATGGCGTCCCAGCAGCTCACCGCGAGCAGGTCGGGCCCCTCGCGCAGGAGGACCCCGCCCTGGAAGCCGGGCCTGGCCCGCTCGAAGGGCCCGATCTCGGAGGTCCACAGCGCGGCCATGGCCAGCGCCTCGCGCTCCGAGTGGGCGGTCGCGCGCAGCACCCGAGCGATCACCGTCCACCTCGCCCCTCACCCGCCCGCAGCCACCCTCCGTGGCCGTCCCACGCTAGCTATCGACCCCAGGGGACCATCCGCTCACCCACCCTCAGGATGGCCCTCGCATAGTCAGAAATAGCTAGATCCGAGCCTGGTGACGGCACCCCGCCGGATTCCCGTGAGCGGGCCTGCTCACGGGGGTAGCATCCGGTGGCCGACTCCTGGAGCCCATCATGCCGACCGATCTCGAGCTGCTCGCCCGCCTGGCCCTGGCGGCCGTGCTCGGGGGGGCCGTCGGCGCCGAGCGCGAGCTCTCCGACCAGCCGGCCGGCCTGCGCACCCACATGCTGCTCACCATCGGAGCCTGCCTGTTCACGCTCGTCTCCGCATACGGCTTCGAAGGGCCGGGGGACCCGGCCCGGATCGCCGCCCAGATCGTCACCGGCATCGGCTTCCTGGGCGGCGGGGCCATCCTGCGTCACGGGGCCTCCATCCGCGGGCTCACCACCGCGGCCAGCATCTGGGCCTCGGCCGCCCTCGGCGTCGCCGTCGGCGCCGGGCGCTACGTGCTCGCGCTCGGCGCGACCGTGCTCGTGCTGGCCACCCTGGTCGGGCTGCGCGCGTTCCGCAACGTGCTGCGCCATCGTGCCAGCAGCCGTGAGGAGTTCAGCCTGCTCGTCGGCCCTGGCTTCTCCGCCAGCAAGCTCACCGACCTCGCCCACAAGGAGAAGATCGGGCTCCGTGGCCTGGAACGCACCCAGAACGGCGACGGCGGCCGCGTCCAAGTGGTCGTCAAGCTGCCACCCCGCTACGACGCCGAGCGGTTCCTGGAGGCCCTCACCGAGCTCGAGGGTGTCCGCGAGGTCGAGTGGGAGCGCTGACCGCACCAGGTTGCCGCGGGTCCCTCAGGGCGTCGCGGCGCGCACGTCGACGTAGAGGTCGCCCCGGGTGAGCCGGGCCGGGACCCGGCGCAGGGCTGGCGCCCCCGCCCGCCTCGGGGTGCCGTCAGCATCCCACGCCTCGTCCTGGCAGGAGCGGGCAAAGCCGGCCGAGCCCGCGGCCGCGGTCACCGGGCAGGGCCCTGGCTCGGCCAGGAACGCCTGCAGCAGCCCGCCCCTGCGGTCGACCACCACCACCAGCCCCGCGCCCGCCGGAACCTCGGCGACCGACCCCTCCGGGACCGCGGCCACCGCGGCCACCCGCACCCAGGGCGCGCCGGGACGGCCTCCCTGCAGCAGGAACAAGCTCCCGGCGACCAGGATGACGAGCGCGAACACGCTCGCCGCGAGCAGCCAGGCCAGGCCGAGCTGGGTGCGCAGGATGAGCTTGCGGGCCTTGGCCGCCCGGGGCGGGAGGTAGGCGGTGCGCGGGGTCTCGGGATGCTGGTCGGGCATGGACGGTCGGGCTCCTCGGCGGGTTGGGGACGGTTGCCTCACGGGTAGTATCTTCCCGGCACGGTCGGGCCACAGGGTAGGCTGCCTCGGCGGCGCCCTGCCGCGCGGCCGGCCGGCACCACCGGGGCGGGGCGGAGCCCAGGGCCCAGCCTACGGAGTGCCAAGGGGCCCGGCAGCAACGCGGCGCCGGACCTTGTACGGAGTGTGAAGGGTCGCGAGCGAAAGGACGGCGTGCCGTGGCGCAGGGACGCATCCGGGTCGTGGTGGCCAAGCCGGGGCTGGACGGGCACGACCGCGGCGTCAAGGTGGTCGCCCGCGCCCTGCGCGACGCCGGCTTCGAGGTCATCTACGCCGGCCTGCACCAGACCCCGGAGCAGATCGTGGCCGCCGCCATCCAGGAGGACGCCGACGCGGTGGGCCTGTCGATCCTGTCCGGTGCCCACATGACCCTGTTTCCCCGCGTGATCGAGCTCCTGCACGAGCGGGGCGCCGGCGACATGCTGGTCTTCGGGGGCGGCATCATCCCCCAGGAGGACATCGTCGCCCTCAAGGAGCAGGGCGTTTCGGAGATCTTCACCCCTGGAACCCCGACCCGGAAGATCGTCGACTGGCTGCGGGCGGCGGTGGACCCGGCCGCCTGACCGTTCCCCCGAGCTGCGGCGGTCCTGTTCGCCCGCGCTGCGCGGACGGGCCGCAGACGAGGAGTGCTGCGATGGACCTGTTCGAGCATCAGGCGAAGGAGCTGTTCGCCAAGCACGGCGTCGCCGTCCCCAGGGGCGGGGTCGCCTGGTCGCCCGAGGAGGCC encodes:
- a CDS encoding alpha/beta hydrolase; protein product: MPTDPSMPTDPSTPTDPSTPTDRSVPGDGIALHARDWGGDGPPVVLLHGLASNCRIWDGVAPLLAAAGFRVLALDQRGHGESDQPAGGYGFEPVGRDLEAALGALGIARPLLAGHSWGGNVALQYAADRDADAVAGLALVDGGFIEISAWPGMTREKALEQLAPPRFAVPLEDWLEQAGRWVPPRIDTKNASLPDARKAWVRAFLRAGVEVDAGGVARARFHFGNHMQVVEALYDQRPSELYAKVACPVLICPAGSDEFAAAKRPAVDLAASRLPDARVTWFEDTMHDIPLQRPEALAAELAGFAREVAARG
- a CDS encoding phosphoglycerate mutase family protein codes for the protein MATTLFLVRHAKAADRRRWTGADRDRPLTGRGRAQAERLARALAPERPAVLAASPWLRCVETAAPLAATLGVGLRLDDRLGYDQADMDGWVREAAAHPGSAVVGVGHGDLIPMYLLRAGLVDGPPDFRTGSLFRVRVEDGRPFEVAYVDRDDLPEPAA
- a CDS encoding SCP2 sterol-binding domain-containing protein, whose product is MTEINASNYDQLVAAVDRLSNEELVAAIQSQEGGVDGTLEQVYQGMVNSFNPQKAAGQQATVQYEIAAPDGPHPYVMRIADGRCEVEKGTAESPRVTLKIGLGDFLRLVTNRLPGMQAFMTGKLKVSGDLFFAQTFASWFDRPAS
- a CDS encoding AI-2E family transporter: MARTPDTGAVTVTATGGNGERAQDRARRRSWAAYRWGLFASLGALTVYLGARAVVAAQAVLIRALIALFFAVSLDPAVRWLNRRGVSRGLAVTIIIGLVVVVAVAFLVSIIPALASQFQTFTADLPRYFEQLNQRSRSFRVLNRQFDVSRQIQGLVGSLPSRLGTGLLGFTSRVFGALFSGLTILVLTIYFMADLPRLRSGLVRLMPRHRRARSAEVVGLVVEKVGDYMIGNILISVVAGVASYAAFLVLGVPFRIPLAILVAFCDLIPMVGATLGAILCVAVAAFATDIWPTAVLVALFFVAYQQLENYLIAPRILRSTVDISASAVLLAGLIGATVLGLVGALMAIPVAAAVKVLYAQRVAAEEAYESARAPAVMGTEAGAPPAEPG
- a CDS encoding FAD-dependent oxidoreductase, which encodes MPSRQPVVVVGAGVSGLACARVLAGAGLPVVVLEKRRGVGGRMATRRVAGTVVDHGAQYVTAGNPEFAALLRRLAATGLAEPWATRLHRYKSGRLAEGGPAESGRVRWAFPDGIVTLAEQLARGLTVHRQVRVTAVRPAKGASWELATTPAGVWVARALVLALPTPRAVELLTGVTGLEELAGTAARAAYDPCWALVAGYPDAAPPTWRGVFVDGGPLSFLCHDSSKRHDPAGTVLVAHATGAWTRAHWDDDPARVTGELVAATARVAGGWAADPAWTSHQRWTHAQVAEGVDVPWLLGPGHAPVGLCGDWGEGAKVEGAWRSGHRLGHALLGRVG
- the glpX gene encoding class II fructose-bisphosphatase — encoded protein: MSARPGSEAPDRNLALELVRVTEAAAMAAARKMGYGDKELVDQAAVDAMRAVLGSVSMTGVVVIGEGEKDNAPMLYNGEEIGNGTPPQVDIAVDPVDGTTLTAKSMPNAIAVVALSDRGTMFDPGPCVYMDKLVVGREGVDVIDFEAPIRDNLRALAKAKGGEVPDLTVCILDRPRHEDKIREVREAGARIKLIPDGDVAGAIMAARDGTGVDILIGVGGTPEAVIAACALKCLDAVMFGRLWPRNDEERTAALDAGYDLDQVLTIDDLVRGDNVFFAATGVTDGELMRGVRFDRRGATTQSLSMRSKSGTVRLIEARHQFSKLSRYASIDFG
- a CDS encoding cation diffusion facilitator family transporter, with translation MSGSHSHAPVPVAGSREGEDEGARAVARAALALALTAAVELAFVAASGSVALLADGLHNLGDVFTTVTLLIAFRVGRRQPDRRYTFGLARAEDVAGVLVVLAIAASAGVALAESLAKLAGPVAPLRNPGWALAAALVGMAGNEAVAQYKIRVGRRINSVPLEADGRHSRVDGLASLAAAVGIAGAWAGWPTADPLAGLLLSAVIAWVLVGTVRDVLARLMDRVDPEVIDRVEQAAGSVEGVEAAHAVRARWVGRTLHVLVHVGVDPELPLGRAHDLAERVRHQIFHAVPGVSEVDVHLDPAGVDEHASHSETLHHTRPGPDGADHEHHRHDRVHDHG
- a CDS encoding amino acid-binding protein, which translates into the protein MLTEVVVKLEDRPGTLATLGELLGGRGVDIRAVAVLAVPGGGALAHLVVEPADVAVRALREAGMPPERVREVLVVTLEDEPGALGRYCRRLADAGINLEAVYLAGEKNGSKQLVLAVSDLDTARRL
- a CDS encoding MgtC/SapB family protein, giving the protein MPTDLELLARLALAAVLGGAVGAERELSDQPAGLRTHMLLTIGACLFTLVSAYGFEGPGDPARIAAQIVTGIGFLGGGAILRHGASIRGLTTAASIWASAALGVAVGAGRYVLALGATVLVLATLVGLRAFRNVLRHRASSREEFSLLVGPGFSASKLTDLAHKEKIGLRGLERTQNGDGGRVQVVVKLPPRYDAERFLEALTELEGVREVEWER
- a CDS encoding cobalamin B12-binding domain-containing protein, coding for MAQGRIRVVVAKPGLDGHDRGVKVVARALRDAGFEVIYAGLHQTPEQIVAAAIQEDADAVGLSILSGAHMTLFPRVIELLHERGAGDMLVFGGGIIPQEDIVALKEQGVSEIFTPGTPTRKIVDWLRAAVDPAA